TCAAATCTCTATAATAATTCTCGTGAAAACCCAGCATTATAAATTCTATATTTTCATGATTTAAACGATAGGCAAGTAAAAATTGATTTGTCTTAATTTTGAATTTATAAACGAATATTCCCTTTAAATCACCTTTCTTTTCCTGTCCAATTTCGGGATGATCGATAATTTTTCGGATTTCAGAATCTAATATGGCTTTTTCAGATTTTGATAATTTCTTAACCTTTTTTGCAAAGAGTCTGGACTGTAAAATTTTCATTTAAATTATCCAAATTCATATTCGCTGTGTTCACCATGATCCAATTCTTCGATTCCAATCAAAATATCCCGAATACATTCATACGATAAATCCGGGTTTTCTTCGGCACATTTACCAATTCTGGCCCAATGTTCAATCTGGCCGGTAATCGAGCGATGCTCTATTTTGCTGAACTTTCTTGCTTCCTGAAGCAATTTATCTGACACTCTGACTGCTGCCGGCATATCCACTCCTTTCTTTACTGATATTATACAGAATAAAATAGATCATTGCAATATGCAACAATGCAATGATCACACGGCATCATATTTAGTGGCTAATGGTGTTGATAACGGCTAGGTATATGAGCAGGTTTGCCTTGTAGTAATTATCAATTTAATAGTAACCTTAATGGCAAACTTGCTTATATACCTTGTTAGCGGTTCGGTTTTTAATAATCCAATATTGTTTTCTTATTATCAATATCAAACGTTATTCTTTTAAAGATTTCTATAAAATCTCTACCCAATATGATTTGATGGTTTGGATGTTGAGTATCCATGACACCTACCTTTAATTCCACCCAATTTCCTTCCATTGAATCCACAGATAGTTTTATTTGAATTACAGGTTTTCTTTCGATATTTGAATTAATACCACTTGTTGTTATAGTATCTATTATAATTCCATTTATTTTTTCAGCAACATACACATCGACAAACGAATTGTTTGACCCACTATCAATTAATCCTGTGAATATTTCTTGTTCATTATTACCAAAAGAAACCACAACTGGAACTGCTGGAAATTTTTTAAAATTCTCTGTGGGTAGGTTACTTTCCATGTAATCAAATGATTTTACTGCCATACTACCATATTTTAATGAAATTAAATTTCTCTCAAAATTAAGATAATTATCATACGTATCGCATCTTTTATTAATTCTAATGTTTCCATATATTGGATAGTTGCTTTTCTTTAAACTGACCGCTAACGTCTGTATAAACCCAACTGTGTTTATTCCACCATATTGGAAGGCTAAACACAATTGTGTTTATTTTACTTTTAGCGGTATGTTGTTCTATTTTGTCAGCCATTTGAACCATATTTTTTGGTCAATTAATGGGATATTATTTTGTTTGCAAATGTTCATTGTGTGTCCCGTTCCACCTGACATTGGGTTATCTAAATCGTCATAGAATATACCAAAAATTGCTGGCTTTATTTCGTCTGTTCCTATTACTTTTATAGTGTCTCGGATTATATAAGCTGCTTTTATTGTATAACGATTTTTGTCACCTGAGACAAATTGGTCAATGAGCTTTTCAGTTTTCTTATTTCTTTTGGACTGATACACCACTTCTGGTTCGGCAGCAATGTTTATGTCATCTAAAGAAATTGTGTAGTAAGCTTGATTGGTTTTTTGTCTATGTCCAGAAAACGGAGTAATAACTTGTAATCTTTTATTATCGACTGCGGTAACACCATCAGAAAACAATTGGTCTGAACCTTCTGCATTTCCGCTTCTAAATATCATTCTTTTTGTCTTTGATGCTAACAACCTTCCAAGTGCTGTCAACTTTTCTTTGTCTGCCTCTCTAACATTTCTTTTGCCTTCAAGAAGAACAACTGAATTGGTTTTATCAAACTGTTTTATAAATTCTTTTAATGTCATTGTTGTGTCGTTTGAAATTACCGCCAACGTCTGTGTATACGCCATGTTTCGTTTATTCTTCTAATTCGGAATAATATGCAACATATGGCGTTTATTTTTTCCTTAGTAGTAATTATTCTACTTACCATTCTATTATTTACTTTAATCGAATATACTTCATCGCACTTATAGCAATCAAGGGGAAAGAGCCAATATTTGTAATTAGTTTCTTCATAGTCATATCTCACTTATCTCCTTCTCAATCATCCTATATTTATCTTTGACATCTTCTCCGGAATAAAAATCAAGCAGATCTTTTTTGGAAAGTTTTCCGTCTTTCAGAAATTTTTTCAGGTATTCCCGGTTGAATTCCATGAGTAAGAGGGATTTATCCAGTTGTTTCAGGATGGCTTTATTGTTGTCAATGTTGTTCCGGACAAGCTTTTTAATGGAAAGTATTTCAGTGATGTCTTTGATGATCCTGTTGATGAGTATGGCTAATGTGTCTTTGTCAAGATCCACTTCTTTGGCATGGAGTGCGATGTCTCTGGCAAGCATGTAGGCAATGACGAGATTTGAATAATCCCCTTTCTGTGAATCCACAACAGCAATCAAACCAACTCCGGGGATGTATCCAACGTTTTCATAGTTTTTCAGGATTGAATTGTCAACAAGAGAGATATCAAAAACAATCAGACTTACTTGAGATTCCCGGTTTGCCCGGGCTTCCAGTAACTGGCTCCAGGCTGTGTCCGATTTACGGATAAAGATGTCTTTGCCAGCAATATCACCCAAATGGATACTTTTATCGAATTTACATTCAATGGCAATTTTCAAGTCCGCATTACCATTAACCTCACAAATAATATCACCTGTTTTGTTTTTGGGAAGGGTTCCGGCAACATTGCCGGTGAGCATTGCCCGGTCTTTTAGTTTCTTTTCGGAAAAGTATTGATTGAGAAATTCAGCAATCTCTGCCTCGGCAATCGTGCCTTTAACAGTTGTTTTGTAAAATATCTCCCTTTTCATATCGAAGATCATTTTCAGGCTTTCCAGTTCGGTCCCAAGTTCATTTTGGGTTTTTGATAAAAAGGCTGCAATCCGGTCTTCCATGAGGGCCAATACTCCAATGTATATGGCTCTAAACAATGTATCATCCCTTTCTGATACCGGGAGCTTGTCAAAATAATTGAAGACAACCGGATTGTCGATTTCAAAGGGACTTATTTCTACACGTTTAAGCTTTTGATTGATTTTTAATATGGCCATTTGATTTCACCTCATTTTTCTAAATTTTTTGGGAATATCAAGATTTAATCCGGTGACTTATAAGTCAGCCCTGAAATCACATTTTATGATCAATATATTTATTACGGATATTAGCGTTAAAATATATCCCGTGTGAATCTGCACTCATCAATTCCTCATAAACCTTTTTGGGGACATCAAAATACTGATAGACGCCTCCATGCTGAAATTCAATTTCCAGAATTTCCTCATGCTCATCATAACCTACCGATGCCAAATTCGATGATTCAACTGCTTTTCTTTCCATGGTTTGCTCCTTTTATATTCACAATAAATCTATTTAAATCGTTGCTAAGCCTATTATGATTAGTCATAAATGCTTTTTTCTGCTTTATTTATAGTATGGTTCTTACATCTGAAAATCAAGACGAACAATAACTTTTTATGAAGTTTTTAATATAACTTGCACAATTCTTTCCCGATTTCTCTCATTTTCTTCACCAACCCCTCCGGTTCCAGCACTTTCATACCCACTCCCCAGCTCAAAATCCAACTGATAAAATCGGGCACAATGGGGACATCCAGGGTGAGGGTGAGGGATCCGTCATGGTTTTCAGTAAGGGTTTGCGATTCATGCCAGATTCGGCCGATGAAGTGACGTCGGATGTCTTTGCTAATGTTAATTTTCACATGTTCAGGTTCACCGGAGAAGACACCAAACCGGCTGACGGTAAAATCTTCCGGGGAGAAGGAAGGCCGTGTCCCGGTTTTCTTTTCACTTTTACTTATTGCTTTGATGTAATGAACCAGAAAAGAAACCGGCTTTTCATAATGGTAAACCGTAGCCAACATGTATAAACTACCGCGGTAGGTGTAAATCCGATGGGGAAAGATGGTCAGTGTTCGGCTCTTGTCGGCATCCACCGGGAAGTAATCCATATCTATCCAGGCTTTATCCCCGATCGCCTGAATCACACGGTTCAGAATATGATCGTAATCCGAATAGTCAAAATATCCCTTGTTCTGATCATAGACCAGTTCTTCATCTGTACACGTGGAGGGAAGGATCACATCCCCCGGAACCAGGGTTTCCAGTTTCTTTTCCAGGGCTTCAATGTCTTTGGCAATGGCACTGGTCTTAAGTGTTTTAATAAAGGATTTGAGATAGTGAAAGGCCAGCATTTCATTTTGATGAATGACGGGAAGGATCATCCCCCGGTAATAGCGGGGTAAAACAAACTCCTGCTCACGTCCCCGGACAGTCCGGTTATCCAGAGGAAGAATATCCGCAATATCCTGCAGGTCCCGCTGAAGGGTCCGTACGGTGACACTGTCCCCGAATTCTTTCTTTAACACCGCCGCCGATACGGCTTTGCCGCTGCTTAACAGTTCCAATATACGGATCAGGCGTTTTTTCTGTGACACATCCGGCATGTTGAAAAATCCCCCACTTTTTTAAAATAATGATTCTTTGCGACAATATATGTCGTTTTAAGGGTTAGTTTCAATGAAAAAGAAGGAGAATAAAGGATGGATAAAAAGAAAGGTGTTTTGATGGATTTTGATATGGAGGAACGGTATGAGATTCTGCAGCATGCCAAATCCCAACTGAAAAAGGAGTTATTCGGGATTGATAACGTGATTGATCAGGTGGTGGATCTGTGCAGTTCCTGGTATCTCTATCCGGATCTGCAGGAGAAACCGGTTGTGATCAATCTGTGGGGACTCACGGGTGTGGGGAAGACCTGTCTGGTGAAACGGCTGAGTGAACTGCTGAAGTTTGAGGAACGTTATTACCATATCGATGTGGGCGGCAATAAAGAGAGTATTTTCACGCTTCGGGACAAGATTGAGGATATTTACACCTACGATAACGGGTTTCCCGTCATGATTGCCCTGGATGAATTCCAGCATGCCCGGAGCCTGAATGAAATGGGTTTCGAAACAGGCAATTCGTACGCGCGGATTATCTGGGATCTTCTGGATACCGGAAAATTTCAGGCGGACAGGGATTTTCGCGATATAGAAGTCCTGTGTGAACTCCGGGATTTTCTCCGATTTCTCCAGGGGAAGGGGGTTGTGGTGAAACAGGGAAATGTGGTGAAAGGGCGGGAGATTTATCTGACAGCTGCTGAGCGACTGAAATTCCGGGCTTTTGCCGATGAAATCAGCAAACATCCGCCGATTCTCACATCGGAACAGCAAAATGTGATTTACGATTGCATGCGGGATCAGTATCTAAATTACGAAGTGCTGGAAAATCAGATTGCCCAATTCACCTTGCCTGAAGTCATAAAGCTCATTGAAAGGGCTATTATTCATGCCGGTAGCGAGCGGGAAGTGGATTGCACTAAAGCATTGATATTTGTCTTGGGGAATCTGGACGAAGCCTATACCATGAGCAGCAATTTCAGTACGGAAATGGATGCAGATGAATTTCACAAACAGTCCCTGACGATCACAATCCCCATGATAAAAAATGCCCTGAAAAACCGGCTTCGGAGTGAACAGATATCCCGGCTCGGGAATTCCCATATCATTT
This window of the Candidatus Neomarinimicrobiota bacterium genome carries:
- a CDS encoding WYL domain-containing transcriptional regulator; translated protein: MPDVSQKKRLIRILELLSSGKAVSAAVLKKEFGDSVTVRTLQRDLQDIADILPLDNRTVRGREQEFVLPRYYRGMILPVIHQNEMLAFHYLKSFIKTLKTSAIAKDIEALEKKLETLVPGDVILPSTCTDEELVYDQNKGYFDYSDYDHILNRVIQAIGDKAWIDMDYFPVDADKSRTLTIFPHRIYTYRGSLYMLATVYHYEKPVSFLVHYIKAISKSEKKTGTRPSFSPEDFTVSRFGVFSGEPEHVKINISKDIRRHFIGRIWHESQTLTENHDGSLTLTLDVPIVPDFISWILSWGVGMKVLEPEGLVKKMREIGKELCKLY
- a CDS encoding KTSC domain-containing protein, which gives rise to MERKAVESSNLASVGYDEHEEILEIEFQHGGVYQYFDVPKKVYEELMSADSHGIYFNANIRNKYIDHKM